In the Glycine max cultivar Williams 82 chromosome 6, Glycine_max_v4.0, whole genome shotgun sequence genome, TATTAAGATGGAAATTGTGATTTCCTTGATCATACTCTTTATGGGGATAGCAATTTTGATGGTCATCCATGTCTGCGTCGTGGGGAGGGCCTTCACAGGGAATAACAGCAACAACGAAGAAGAATTTACTCATCGCAGCATCAGTGCCATGAAGAGAATGTTTGGCGGCAACAAGGTTGGTAACCTGAAAAACCTTCCTTGCTTTGAGTACGAGGAGAAAGCATGTAAAGAGAAAGGGTGTTGTGGCCTTGTGGATTGTGCTGTTTGCTTGGAGAATTTTAAGATTGGTGATGTGTGCAGGTTGTTACCCAATTGCGGCCACAGCTTCCATGTACAGTGTATAGATTCGTGGATTCTGCAAACACCCGTTTGTCCCATTTGTAGAACATGGGTTCATTCACCTGTTGTGATGAGGGAACAAAGTGCTGTTTCTGAAAATGTAGAAATATCGACTGCATAGTTGAATTTGATCCCCCAAATCAGCCTTTgtcttagattttttttattggtacgAATTGAAGATAATCTTACAACAATTTACGCACAGTTGAATCAACCGAGCTAGACTGTGCTTGTACAAAATTTGCCTTGGTGTCAGATGTAATTTCTTCAATGTGTAtaagatcatttttatttaatcatctTATCATGTGAATatttgtctctctctctctcactcacatATTTTCAATGTTTCACATAACTATTAGAGATTAACACAATAATTTCAGTACTGgaacaatttaatttgattagaaTTATGCAAATTAAGGATCAATCAACTagcatttttgttttctggTTGGAATGCGTGAAATGCTTATCCTTCTAGACAGCTGGGTATGGTGGACAGATTTTCAGCCCAAAGAGTGTGAACACCGTTACAAAATAGTGAATGTTTCTTGTCTTATTCGTCCTATCTTATCCAATGGACACAACACAACTAGCTTTGCCTGTTTGTGGTTGTTGTATTGTATTTTGGACAGTATGATGTGGTTCTGGTACTTGAACACAATCTTTGAGATTTTTCACCATTCTCCATCTGCTAATAACGTAGATAAAtcattatattatcttttagcTAACTGTAACTGTATATAGATATAATAGATAACGCTCTTCGAAAATATTCGGTAGAGAATTACAATTTCCTATTCCTTAGACTTTTCGCTATCCAATCAACATACTTTATACAGGGATAAA is a window encoding:
- the LOC102662675 gene encoding putative RING-H2 finger protein ATL61 produces the protein MEIVISLIILFMGIAILMVIHVCVVGRAFTGNNSNNEEEFTHRSISAMKRMFGGNKVGNLKNLPCFEYEEKACKEKGCCGLVDCAVCLENFKIGDVCRLLPNCGHSFHVQCIDSWILQTPVCPICRTWVHSPVVMREQSAVSENVEISTA